In Vigna unguiculata cultivar IT97K-499-35 chromosome 3, ASM411807v1, whole genome shotgun sequence, a single genomic region encodes these proteins:
- the LOC114177699 gene encoding pentatricopeptide repeat-containing protein At1g63330-like isoform X2, translated as MSPKFHISRPLFSLSSETSLNPLSLIILSFSHSHYSTTNSPSHTSHYLSQFLPLADSTFKPLNTITARERRLLVLGLSTAIKTDQGFALKAFSLRFCPFLLVKIMNFLDTRHAAFAFFKLAFGNNSQETVRLSCVAAHVLAAKGLPLLAQDVVSWLIARVGAGRANEIFEFMWNNHAMYESDFSVLNTLLRGFLNLGMSFEALEVLRKMRDVGVRPGLSSLTILMRLLLRLGDYGSVWKVFKDMIHRGPRPSNITFSVMLYGFCRQQKIATAESLLHLMPKFMCSPDVFAFNILINACCVRGRTSVAFDWLNLMVRSGCEPSLSTFNTIMHALCREGNVGRAQKLFDEIQDMGIAPNAAMYNTLMDGYFKAREVSQANLLYEKMRTKGVSPDSVTFNILVGGYYKYGRKDDWNMLLKDLIVSGLFPDCSLCDVAVSVLCWTGRLDEAMALLQELLEKGLTLSVVAFNSVIGAYSRAGLEDKAFEAYRIMVLGGFTPSSSTCNSLLMSLCRKGCLQEARILLYGMLEKGFPINKVAYTVLLDGYFKMNDLDGAQFLWKEMKERGIYPDAVAFTALIDGLSKAGLCDCGRMTEALKLEKEMRQKGILSDTFTFNIIIDGYCRRGQMQFATGTFLDMQRVGLPPDIFTFNILIGGYCKAFDMVGAGQMVNKMYSCGLDPDITTYNTRMHGYCRMRKMNEAVIILDELISAGIVPDTVTYNTMMNGICSDILDRAMILTAKLLKIGFVPNVITTNMLLSQFCKQGMPEKALLWGQKLSEFSFGFDEISYRILDQAYRLKRDNVELVRETYEKGLFMDFLMYITFDYFSRNKPQKIESRLELIENQFIAL; from the exons ATGTCGCCGAAGTTCCACATTTCTCGGCccctcttctctctctcaaGCGAGACCTCTCTCAATCCCCTCTCCCTAATCATCCTCTCCTTCTCTCACTCCCACTATTCCACTACCAATTCACCCTCCCACACCTCTCACTATCTCTCTCAGTTTCTCCCTCTCGCCGACTCCACCTTCAAACCCCTCAACACAATCACCGCACGTGAACGTCGCCTACTCGTCCTGGGCCTATCCACCGCCATTAAAACCGACCAGGGTTTCGCTCTCAAGGCCTTCTCCCTCCGCTTCTGCCCCTTCCTTCTCGTCAAGATCATGAACTTCTTAGACACCCGCCACGCCGCCTTTGCGTTCTTCAAGCTGGCCTTCGGGAACAATTCCCAGGAGACCGTTCGCTTGAGCTGCGTCGCGGCGCATGTTCTGGCGGCCAAGGGCCTTCCCCTGCTCGCGCAGGACGTCGTTTCCTGGCTCATTGCCAGGGTTGGGGCTGGGAGAGCCAACGAAATATTTGAGTTTATGTGGAACAATCATGCTATGTACGAGTCTGATTTTTCCGTCTTGAATACCCTTTTGCGGGGGTTTCTGAATTTGGGGATGAGTTTTGAGGCGTTGGAGGTTTTGCGTAAGATGAGGGATGTGGGAGTTAGGCCTGGTTTGTCTTCGCTGACTATTCTCATGAGGTTGTTGCTTAGGCTTGGTGATTATGGTAGTGTGTGGAAGGTGTTCAAGGATATGATCCACAGAGGGCCTCGCCCTTCGAATATCACGTTTAGTGTGATGTTGTATGGGTTTTGTAGACAACAGAAGATTGCGACTGCGGAGAGTTTGTTGCATTTGATGCCTAAGTTTATGTGTAGTCCTGATGTTTTTGCGTTTAACATTCTTATTAACGCGTGCTGTGTTAGGGGGAGGACTTCGGTTGCGTTTGATTGGCTAAATTTGATGGTTAGAAGTGGTTGTGAACCGAGTCTCTCTACGTTTAATACCATCATGCATGCACTTTGCCGGGAAGGGAATGTGGGGAGGGCGCAGAAGCTCTTTGATGAGATTCAGGATATGGGAATTGCGCCAAACGCAGCTATGTATAATACACTGATGGATGGGTATTTCAAGGCAAGGGAGGTTAGTCAGGCAAACTTGCTTTATGAAAAGATGAGGACTAAGGGTGTTTCTCCTGATTCTGtgacttttaatattttggttGGGGGGTATTATAAGTATGGGAGAAAAGATGATTGGAACATGTTGttgaaagatttgattgtatCGGGATTGTTTCCAGATTGTTCACTGTGTGATGTAGCTGTGTCTGTGCTATGTTGGACTGGCAGACTTGATGAGGCCATGGCATTATTGCAAGAATTGCTTGAAAAGGGACTAACTCTTAGTGTTGTTGCCTTTAACTCAGTAATAGGTGCCTATAGCAGGGCAGGTTTAGAAGACAAAGCTTTTGAAGCCTATCGTATTATGGTCTTGGGCGGTTTCACTCCTTCATCGTCCACTTGTAATTCTCTGCTTATGAGTTTGTGTAGGAAAGGATGCTTGCAAGAAGCCAGGATACTTTTGTATGGGATGCTAGAGAAGGGGTTTCCCATCAACAAAGTGGCTTACACGGTGCTTTTGGATGGATATTTCAAGATGAATGATTTGGATGGAGCTCAGTTTCTCTGGAAGGAAATGAAAGAAAGGGGTATATATCCTGATGCTGTTGCCTTTACAGCCTTAATTGACGGGCTTTCAAAAGCAG GCCTCTGCGATTGTGGGAGGATGACCGAAGCATTAAAGTTGGAGAAAGAGATGAGGCAAAAAGGCATTCTTTCTGACACCTTCACCTTCAATATTATCATTGATGGTTATTGTAGACGGGGACAAATGCAGTTTGCAACTGGTACATTTCTTGACATGCAACGGGTTGGTTTGCCGCCAGATATTTTcacatttaacatattaattgGAGGGTACTGCAAGGCATTTGACATGGTTGGCGCAGGTCAGATGGTTAATAAAATGTACTCGTGTGGGCTTGACCCAGATATCACAACCTATAATACACGAATGCATGGCTACTGCAGAATGCGAAAAATGAATGAAGCAGTTATCATTTTGGATGAGCTCATCTCCGCTGGCATTGTTCCAGACACAGTGACTTACAACACTATGATGAATGGTATTTGTAGTGATATATTAGATCGAGCTATGATTCTTACTGCCAAATTACTTAAGATAGGTTTTGTTCCAAATGTGATTACAACCAATATGTTGTTGTCACAATTTTGCAAGCAGGGGATGCCTGAGAAGGCATTACTATGGGGTCAAAAATTGTCGGAGTTTTCCTTTGGTTTTGATGAAATCTCATATAGAATACTGGATCAAGCTTACCGTTTGAAACGAGATAACGTTGAACTTGTGAGAGAAACATATGAAAAGGGCCTTTTTATGGATTTCCTCATGTACATCACATTTGACTATTTTTCAAGAAATAAACCTCAGAAGATTGAGAGCAGACTAGAGTTAATTGAAAATCAATTCATTGCTTTGTGA
- the LOC114177699 gene encoding pentatricopeptide repeat-containing protein At1g63130, mitochondrial-like isoform X1, producing the protein MSPKFHISRPLFSLSSETSLNPLSLIILSFSHSHYSTTNSPSHTSHYLSQFLPLADSTFKPLNTITARERRLLVLGLSTAIKTDQGFALKAFSLRFCPFLLVKIMNFLDTRHAAFAFFKLAFGNNSQETVRLSCVAAHVLAAKGLPLLAQDVVSWLIARVGAGRANEIFEFMWNNHAMYESDFSVLNTLLRGFLNLGMSFEALEVLRKMRDVGVRPGLSSLTILMRLLLRLGDYGSVWKVFKDMIHRGPRPSNITFSVMLYGFCRQQKIATAESLLHLMPKFMCSPDVFAFNILINACCVRGRTSVAFDWLNLMVRSGCEPSLSTFNTIMHALCREGNVGRAQKLFDEIQDMGIAPNAAMYNTLMDGYFKAREVSQANLLYEKMRTKGVSPDSVTFNILVGGYYKYGRKDDWNMLLKDLIVSGLFPDCSLCDVAVSVLCWTGRLDEAMALLQELLEKGLTLSVVAFNSVIGAYSRAGLEDKAFEAYRIMVLGGFTPSSSTCNSLLMSLCRKGCLQEARILLYGMLEKGFPINKVAYTVLLDGYFKMNDLDGAQFLWKEMKERGIYPDAVAFTALIDGLSKAGNVEEAYEVFLEMSAMGFVPNNFAYNSLIRGLCDCGRMTEALKLEKEMRQKGILSDTFTFNIIIDGYCRRGQMQFATGTFLDMQRVGLPPDIFTFNILIGGYCKAFDMVGAGQMVNKMYSCGLDPDITTYNTRMHGYCRMRKMNEAVIILDELISAGIVPDTVTYNTMMNGICSDILDRAMILTAKLLKIGFVPNVITTNMLLSQFCKQGMPEKALLWGQKLSEFSFGFDEISYRILDQAYRLKRDNVELVRETYEKGLFMDFLMYITFDYFSRNKPQKIESRLELIENQFIAL; encoded by the coding sequence ATGTCGCCGAAGTTCCACATTTCTCGGCccctcttctctctctcaaGCGAGACCTCTCTCAATCCCCTCTCCCTAATCATCCTCTCCTTCTCTCACTCCCACTATTCCACTACCAATTCACCCTCCCACACCTCTCACTATCTCTCTCAGTTTCTCCCTCTCGCCGACTCCACCTTCAAACCCCTCAACACAATCACCGCACGTGAACGTCGCCTACTCGTCCTGGGCCTATCCACCGCCATTAAAACCGACCAGGGTTTCGCTCTCAAGGCCTTCTCCCTCCGCTTCTGCCCCTTCCTTCTCGTCAAGATCATGAACTTCTTAGACACCCGCCACGCCGCCTTTGCGTTCTTCAAGCTGGCCTTCGGGAACAATTCCCAGGAGACCGTTCGCTTGAGCTGCGTCGCGGCGCATGTTCTGGCGGCCAAGGGCCTTCCCCTGCTCGCGCAGGACGTCGTTTCCTGGCTCATTGCCAGGGTTGGGGCTGGGAGAGCCAACGAAATATTTGAGTTTATGTGGAACAATCATGCTATGTACGAGTCTGATTTTTCCGTCTTGAATACCCTTTTGCGGGGGTTTCTGAATTTGGGGATGAGTTTTGAGGCGTTGGAGGTTTTGCGTAAGATGAGGGATGTGGGAGTTAGGCCTGGTTTGTCTTCGCTGACTATTCTCATGAGGTTGTTGCTTAGGCTTGGTGATTATGGTAGTGTGTGGAAGGTGTTCAAGGATATGATCCACAGAGGGCCTCGCCCTTCGAATATCACGTTTAGTGTGATGTTGTATGGGTTTTGTAGACAACAGAAGATTGCGACTGCGGAGAGTTTGTTGCATTTGATGCCTAAGTTTATGTGTAGTCCTGATGTTTTTGCGTTTAACATTCTTATTAACGCGTGCTGTGTTAGGGGGAGGACTTCGGTTGCGTTTGATTGGCTAAATTTGATGGTTAGAAGTGGTTGTGAACCGAGTCTCTCTACGTTTAATACCATCATGCATGCACTTTGCCGGGAAGGGAATGTGGGGAGGGCGCAGAAGCTCTTTGATGAGATTCAGGATATGGGAATTGCGCCAAACGCAGCTATGTATAATACACTGATGGATGGGTATTTCAAGGCAAGGGAGGTTAGTCAGGCAAACTTGCTTTATGAAAAGATGAGGACTAAGGGTGTTTCTCCTGATTCTGtgacttttaatattttggttGGGGGGTATTATAAGTATGGGAGAAAAGATGATTGGAACATGTTGttgaaagatttgattgtatCGGGATTGTTTCCAGATTGTTCACTGTGTGATGTAGCTGTGTCTGTGCTATGTTGGACTGGCAGACTTGATGAGGCCATGGCATTATTGCAAGAATTGCTTGAAAAGGGACTAACTCTTAGTGTTGTTGCCTTTAACTCAGTAATAGGTGCCTATAGCAGGGCAGGTTTAGAAGACAAAGCTTTTGAAGCCTATCGTATTATGGTCTTGGGCGGTTTCACTCCTTCATCGTCCACTTGTAATTCTCTGCTTATGAGTTTGTGTAGGAAAGGATGCTTGCAAGAAGCCAGGATACTTTTGTATGGGATGCTAGAGAAGGGGTTTCCCATCAACAAAGTGGCTTACACGGTGCTTTTGGATGGATATTTCAAGATGAATGATTTGGATGGAGCTCAGTTTCTCTGGAAGGAAATGAAAGAAAGGGGTATATATCCTGATGCTGTTGCCTTTACAGCCTTAATTGACGGGCTTTCAAAAGCAGGTAATGTCGAGGAGGCATATGAAGTGTTCTTAGAAATGTCCGCTATGGGTTTTGTTCCTAATAATTTTGCTTACAATTCTTTGATTAGAGGCCTCTGCGATTGTGGGAGGATGACCGAAGCATTAAAGTTGGAGAAAGAGATGAGGCAAAAAGGCATTCTTTCTGACACCTTCACCTTCAATATTATCATTGATGGTTATTGTAGACGGGGACAAATGCAGTTTGCAACTGGTACATTTCTTGACATGCAACGGGTTGGTTTGCCGCCAGATATTTTcacatttaacatattaattgGAGGGTACTGCAAGGCATTTGACATGGTTGGCGCAGGTCAGATGGTTAATAAAATGTACTCGTGTGGGCTTGACCCAGATATCACAACCTATAATACACGAATGCATGGCTACTGCAGAATGCGAAAAATGAATGAAGCAGTTATCATTTTGGATGAGCTCATCTCCGCTGGCATTGTTCCAGACACAGTGACTTACAACACTATGATGAATGGTATTTGTAGTGATATATTAGATCGAGCTATGATTCTTACTGCCAAATTACTTAAGATAGGTTTTGTTCCAAATGTGATTACAACCAATATGTTGTTGTCACAATTTTGCAAGCAGGGGATGCCTGAGAAGGCATTACTATGGGGTCAAAAATTGTCGGAGTTTTCCTTTGGTTTTGATGAAATCTCATATAGAATACTGGATCAAGCTTACCGTTTGAAACGAGATAACGTTGAACTTGTGAGAGAAACATATGAAAAGGGCCTTTTTATGGATTTCCTCATGTACATCACATTTGACTATTTTTCAAGAAATAAACCTCAGAAGATTGAGAGCAGACTAGAGTTAATTGAAAATCAATTCATTGCTTTGTGA